Proteins found in one Aquibium microcysteis genomic segment:
- a CDS encoding DUF1254 domain-containing protein — protein sequence MTRAFHILILGVVGAAIVHIAILLLLPVLSGRDAWARLATQGDLRQPVRLESPVEGSPVPLADPFFLGGGCRFDLHQHGVLHVTAGAGAPFWSVSVYDRRGYNLYSFNDRTAAGGRLDLAIATSAQLTELRRELPEALARSIFVEVDNPQGIVVVRAFRPDPTFETVVEKFLGSIACEAV from the coding sequence ATGACGCGGGCCTTCCACATCCTGATCCTCGGCGTCGTCGGGGCGGCCATCGTCCACATCGCCATCCTCCTCCTGCTGCCGGTGCTGTCAGGGCGCGACGCCTGGGCGCGGCTGGCCACGCAGGGCGACCTGCGCCAGCCCGTCCGGCTGGAATCGCCCGTCGAGGGCTCCCCGGTGCCGCTCGCCGATCCGTTCTTCCTCGGCGGAGGCTGCCGCTTCGACCTGCACCAGCACGGCGTCCTGCATGTCACCGCCGGCGCCGGCGCCCCGTTCTGGTCGGTGTCGGTCTACGACCGGCGCGGCTACAATCTCTACTCCTTCAACGACCGGACGGCGGCGGGCGGACGTCTCGATCTGGCCATCGCCACCTCCGCGCAGCTGACGGAACTGCGCCGCGAGCTTCCCGAAGCGCTGGCGCGCTCGATCTTCGTGGAGGTGGACAATCCGCAGGGGATCGTCGTGGTGCGCGCTTTCCGGCCCGATCCCACCTTCGAGACGGTGGTGGAGAAGTTCCTCGGATCGATCGCCTGTGAAGCAGTGTGA
- a CDS encoding DUF1214 domain-containing protein: MIRFVASVGLVFLLAIGGGAASVHVALDRLAGFDGLAVGPWTAFPSRGTPDADPYSKARFSRNAELPLGKAEGLAFVASADSAGEPLRRACSYRIEGRLPAARFWTLYPSDAEAGPLPARKLRWPGLHSMQVLRRADNTFEIVASPAPHPGNWLATGGDGTMNLVLTLYDAPALGNPDAAEVELPLIYRTGCE, encoded by the coding sequence ATGATTCGGTTCGTCGCCTCCGTCGGCCTCGTCTTCCTTCTGGCGATCGGTGGCGGCGCCGCCTCGGTGCATGTCGCGCTCGACCGGCTGGCCGGCTTCGACGGGCTGGCGGTCGGTCCATGGACCGCCTTCCCGAGCCGGGGCACGCCGGATGCGGATCCCTATTCCAAGGCCCGCTTCTCGCGCAATGCGGAGCTGCCGCTCGGCAAGGCCGAGGGCCTCGCCTTCGTGGCCTCCGCCGATTCGGCGGGAGAGCCGCTGCGGCGCGCCTGCAGCTACCGGATCGAGGGCAGGCTTCCCGCGGCGCGGTTCTGGACGCTCTATCCGTCGGATGCGGAAGCCGGGCCGCTGCCGGCCCGGAAGCTGCGGTGGCCGGGGCTTCATTCGATGCAGGTCCTGCGGCGGGCCGACAATACCTTCGAGATCGTGGCGAGCCCCGCTCCGCATCCGGGCAACTGGCTCGCCACCGGCGGCGACGGCACGATGAACCTCGTGCTCACGCTTTACGATGCACCCGCGCTCGGTAATCCGGATGCCGCGGAGGTTGAACTGCCCCTGATCTACCGGACCGGCTGCGAATGA
- a CDS encoding transglycosylase domain-containing protein, with translation MENPFEPKDPRTPRAARLLEIDAWLDSTLYDAGFFLRDRWERITVFFRRFRVYGLQRAVVEVASEGLTLGAAGSVVLLALAIPAFEETAGNWRAQADFAVTFLDRNGAEIGQRGLIQRDSVPVDEMPDVVVKAVLATEDRRFFAHWGIDFLGLARAMTENVRANSVVQGGSTITQQLAKNLFLTNERTLERKVKEAFLAVWLEMNLSKKEILQLYLDRAYMGGGTFGITAATDFYFGKGIKDVTLAEAAMLAGLFKAPARYAPHIDLPAARARANQVLTNMVEAGFLTEGQVLAARRQPAAVVDRDGAKNPDYFLDWAFEEVKRIAQRMPGHSLVARTTLDLGIQAAAEEALEFHLRQHGKEYGVRQGAIVVLDHDGSVRALVGGRDYGLSQFNRATSAQRQTGSSFKPYVYAAAMEKGFTPDSVISDAPITWGAWSPKNYTRGYSGRMTLSTALIKSINTVPVRLAKEHLTIPPIKKLAEEMGVESPVFSDKTMVLGTSGMTVMDQATGYAVFANGGFAGTRHGIVQLATHSGEVVWDWRRDAPPPRRVLSEQAVRSMNEILVQIPEIGTARRAALQGIRSAGKTGTTQAYKDAWYVGFTGNYTAAVWLGNDEFTPTRNMTGGSLPAKTWQRLMTYAHQNVELKPIPYIEKPFLDEKGNQTEAPVVAAATPDADEAGERPPVLSERTAALLRSMSDLFRDSPKLSAAGGGETLSSL, from the coding sequence ATGGAAAACCCGTTCGAACCGAAAGATCCGCGGACGCCGCGTGCCGCCAGGCTGCTCGAGATCGACGCCTGGCTCGATTCCACCCTCTATGACGCCGGCTTCTTCCTGCGCGACCGCTGGGAGCGCATCACCGTGTTCTTCCGGCGCTTCCGCGTCTACGGCCTGCAGCGGGCGGTGGTGGAAGTGGCCTCGGAAGGGCTGACGCTCGGAGCCGCCGGCTCGGTGGTGCTGCTGGCGCTCGCCATCCCGGCCTTCGAGGAGACGGCCGGCAACTGGCGCGCCCAGGCCGATTTCGCCGTCACCTTCCTCGACCGCAACGGCGCCGAGATCGGCCAGCGCGGGCTGATCCAGCGCGACTCCGTGCCGGTGGACGAGATGCCCGACGTGGTGGTCAAGGCGGTGCTGGCCACCGAGGACCGGCGCTTCTTCGCGCACTGGGGCATCGACTTCCTCGGCCTCGCGCGCGCCATGACCGAGAACGTGCGGGCGAATTCCGTCGTGCAGGGCGGGTCCACCATCACCCAGCAGCTGGCCAAGAACCTGTTCCTGACCAACGAGCGCACGCTGGAGCGCAAGGTCAAGGAGGCGTTCCTGGCGGTCTGGCTGGAGATGAACCTCTCCAAGAAGGAGATCCTGCAGCTCTATCTCGACCGCGCCTACATGGGCGGCGGCACCTTCGGCATCACGGCCGCGACCGACTTCTACTTCGGCAAGGGCATCAAGGACGTGACGCTGGCGGAGGCGGCCATGCTCGCGGGCCTGTTCAAGGCACCGGCCCGCTACGCGCCGCACATCGATCTGCCGGCGGCGCGCGCCCGCGCCAACCAGGTGCTGACCAACATGGTGGAAGCCGGCTTCCTCACCGAGGGGCAGGTCCTGGCCGCACGCCGGCAGCCGGCCGCCGTGGTGGACCGCGACGGCGCCAAGAATCCCGACTATTTCCTCGACTGGGCCTTCGAGGAGGTCAAGCGCATCGCCCAGCGCATGCCCGGCCACTCGCTCGTCGCGCGCACGACGCTCGATCTCGGCATCCAGGCGGCGGCGGAGGAGGCGCTCGAATTCCACCTGCGCCAGCACGGCAAGGAATACGGCGTCAGGCAGGGCGCCATCGTCGTCCTCGACCACGACGGATCGGTGCGGGCGCTGGTGGGCGGGCGCGACTACGGGCTGTCGCAGTTCAACCGCGCCACCTCGGCGCAGCGCCAGACCGGCTCCTCCTTCAAGCCCTACGTCTATGCCGCCGCGATGGAAAAGGGGTTCACGCCCGACAGCGTCATCTCCGACGCGCCCATCACCTGGGGTGCCTGGTCGCCCAAGAACTACACGCGCGGCTATTCCGGCCGCATGACGCTCTCGACCGCGTTGATCAAGTCGATCAACACGGTGCCGGTCCGGCTCGCCAAGGAGCACCTGACGATCCCGCCGATCAAGAAGCTCGCCGAGGAGATGGGGGTGGAAAGCCCGGTCTTCTCCGACAAGACGATGGTGCTGGGCACCTCGGGCATGACCGTCATGGACCAGGCGACGGGCTATGCCGTCTTCGCCAATGGCGGCTTTGCCGGCACGCGGCACGGCATCGTGCAGCTCGCCACCCATTCCGGCGAGGTCGTGTGGGACTGGCGCCGCGACGCGCCGCCGCCCAGGCGCGTGCTGTCGGAGCAGGCGGTGCGGTCCATGAACGAGATCCTCGTCCAGATTCCCGAGATCGGCACGGCCCGCCGCGCCGCGCTCCAGGGCATCCGCAGCGCCGGCAAGACCGGCACGACCCAGGCCTACAAGGATGCCTGGTACGTCGGTTTCACGGGCAACTACACCGCCGCCGTCTGGCTCGGAAACGACGAGTTCACGCCCACCCGCAACATGACCGGCGGCTCGCTGCCGGCCAAGACCTGGCAGCGGCTGATGACCTATGCCCACCAGAACGTCGAGCTGAAGCCCATCCCCTACATCGAGAAGCCGTTCCTCGACGAGAAGGGAAACCAGACCGAGGCTCCCGTCGTCGCGGCCGCGACGCCCGATGCAGACGAGGCCGGCGAGCGTCCGCCCGTCCTGTCGGAGCGGACCGCCGCGCTGCTGCGCTCCATGTCGGACCTCTTCCGCGATTCGCCGAAACTGTCGGCGGCCGGCGGCGGCGAAACCCTCTCCTCGCTTTGA
- a CDS encoding ATPase domain-containing protein — protein sequence MNTRDPRISTGTEGLDVVLGGGLTPARVYLVEGTPGSGKTTLALQFLFEGAARGERCLYITLSETRDELSAIALSHGWNLDSIELFELSAVQDILGDGREQTILHPWEVELSATVDLIMARVEAVRPTRLVFDSLSELRLLAQDSLRYRRQVLGLKQYFSGKAITVLLVDDMTTTGGGRDNHLHSIAHGVVTLERDTLDFGAARRRCQVQKMRGIRFSAGYHDMTIETGELRVYPSLIAAQHGKPFAGEPVSSGNAALDGLMEGGPLRGTSVLLTGPAGSGKTTVAFSYALAACARGEPATVYEFDERVGTLIARARAMSQDPQPYLENGLLKIVQVDPADITPGHFAWMVRREVQERGVRVIVLDSMNGYLTSMPQEKQLLLQLHELLSYLSQEGVLTLLINPQAGLVGSMTSSHVNISYIADVVVLFRFFEAKGRIRKAMSVLKNRGGAHEDVIRELLIDRGGIRVGNGLTEFSGVLTGTPQFVGDEDRLMEHRSDAAAE from the coding sequence ATGAATACTCGCGACCCGCGCATCTCCACCGGCACCGAAGGTCTGGACGTCGTCCTCGGCGGCGGCCTGACGCCTGCCAGGGTCTATCTCGTCGAAGGCACGCCCGGCTCGGGCAAGACCACGCTGGCGCTGCAGTTCCTGTTCGAGGGCGCGGCGCGCGGCGAGCGGTGCCTGTATATCACCCTGTCGGAAACCCGCGACGAACTGTCGGCGATCGCCCTGTCGCATGGCTGGAACCTCGACAGCATCGAGCTGTTCGAGCTTTCGGCGGTGCAGGACATTCTGGGCGACGGGCGGGAGCAGACGATCCTGCACCCGTGGGAGGTGGAACTGTCGGCCACCGTCGACCTGATCATGGCGCGGGTGGAGGCCGTGCGGCCGACGCGGCTGGTCTTCGACAGCCTGTCGGAGCTGCGGCTGCTGGCGCAGGATTCGCTGCGCTACCGGCGCCAGGTGCTGGGCCTGAAGCAGTACTTCTCCGGCAAGGCCATCACCGTGCTGCTGGTCGACGACATGACCACGACCGGCGGCGGGCGCGACAACCACCTGCACTCGATCGCCCACGGCGTGGTCACGCTGGAGCGCGACACGCTGGACTTCGGCGCGGCGCGGCGCCGCTGCCAGGTGCAGAAGATGCGCGGCATCCGCTTCTCGGCCGGCTATCACGACATGACCATCGAGACCGGCGAGCTGCGGGTGTATCCGAGCCTGATCGCCGCGCAGCACGGCAAGCCTTTCGCCGGCGAACCGGTCAGCAGCGGCAACGCCGCGCTGGACGGACTGATGGAGGGCGGGCCGCTGCGCGGGACGAGCGTTCTCCTGACCGGCCCTGCCGGCAGCGGCAAGACGACCGTGGCCTTCAGCTACGCGCTCGCCGCCTGCGCCCGCGGCGAGCCGGCGACGGTCTACGAGTTCGACGAGCGCGTCGGCACGCTGATCGCGCGCGCCAGGGCGATGAGCCAGGACCCGCAGCCCTACCTGGAGAACGGGCTGCTGAAGATCGTGCAGGTGGACCCGGCCGACATCACGCCGGGCCATTTCGCCTGGATGGTCCGGCGGGAGGTGCAGGAGCGCGGCGTGCGCGTGATCGTGCTCGACAGCATGAACGGCTACCTGACCTCCATGCCGCAGGAGAAGCAGCTGCTGCTGCAACTGCACGAGCTGCTGTCCTATCTGAGCCAGGAGGGGGTGCTGACGCTGCTGATCAACCCGCAGGCGGGGCTGGTGGGCTCGATGACGAGCAGCCACGTCAACATCTCCTACATCGCCGACGTGGTGGTGCTGTTCCGCTTCTTCGAGGCCAAGGGGCGCATCCGCAAGGCGATGTCGGTCCTGAAGAACCGCGGCGGCGCGCACGAGGACGTCATCCGCGAACTGCTCATCGACCGCGGCGGCATCCGGGTCGGCAACGGGCTGACCGAGTTCAGCGGCGTCCTCACCGGCACGCCGCAATTCGTGGGCGACGAGGACAGGCTGATGGAACACCGGTCGGATGCAGCCGCTGAGTGA
- a CDS encoding sensor histidine kinase — translation MQPLSETVHILAPSGRDAENIRATLAAHGLTGRPIASLAALAETLGDETGAILMTEDAAARGDWGGLVTAIEAQPAWSAYPFIFIVSRRQSMSEQMQLRRLVPVEIVNMITLERPMSSQSLVSAVRWALNGRRRQYQVRDHLLELEAAAQRQRLMTRELAHRVKNTIAVLQSIASQTLRRAGGLEDVERLLVERFAALARAHDLLLSTDFQRSDFRLLLDATLSVHMVEEGRLRLHGPDVDFSPQAALTFALVVHELATNAMKYGALSRSSGAIDIVWAVEGDGGEPLFDFRWAEINDQPPPRAGSAGFGTRLIRASLGAIGEVSSTYAEKGLVLTFSAPLRALTHGVAG, via the coding sequence ATGCAGCCGCTGAGTGAGACGGTGCACATCCTGGCGCCATCGGGCAGGGATGCCGAGAACATCCGCGCCACGCTGGCGGCGCACGGGTTGACGGGCCGCCCCATCGCCTCGCTCGCGGCCCTGGCGGAGACGCTGGGCGACGAGACCGGCGCGATCCTGATGACCGAGGATGCCGCCGCGCGCGGCGACTGGGGCGGCCTCGTCACCGCCATCGAGGCGCAGCCTGCCTGGTCGGCCTATCCTTTCATCTTCATCGTCAGCCGGCGGCAGTCGATGTCGGAGCAGATGCAACTGCGGCGCCTCGTGCCGGTCGAGATCGTCAACATGATCACGCTGGAACGGCCGATGAGCTCCCAGAGCCTCGTCAGCGCGGTGCGCTGGGCGCTCAACGGGCGGCGCCGGCAGTACCAGGTGCGCGATCATCTCCTGGAACTGGAGGCGGCCGCGCAGCGCCAGCGCCTGATGACGCGCGAACTCGCCCACCGCGTGAAGAACACGATCGCGGTGCTGCAGTCGATCGCCTCGCAGACGTTGCGCCGCGCCGGCGGGCTGGAAGACGTGGAGCGGCTCCTGGTGGAGCGCTTCGCGGCGCTGGCCCGCGCACACGACCTGCTGCTGTCGACCGACTTCCAGCGCTCCGACTTCCGCCTGCTGCTCGACGCGACGCTCTCCGTCCACATGGTGGAGGAGGGCCGCCTGCGCCTCCACGGACCGGACGTCGACTTCTCGCCGCAGGCGGCGCTGACCTTCGCGCTGGTGGTGCACGAACTGGCGACGAATGCGATGAAATACGGTGCGCTCAGCCGTTCGTCCGGCGCGATCGACATCGTCTGGGCCGTGGAAGGCGATGGCGGCGAGCCGCTGTTCGACTTCCGCTGGGCAGAGATCAACGACCAGCCGCCGCCGCGCGCCGGCAGCGCGGGCTTCGGCACGCGGCTGATCAGGGCGAGCCTCGGGGCGATCGGCGAAGTGTCGAGCACCTATGCGGAGAAGGGGTTGGTGCTGACGTTCTCGGCACCGCTGCGCGCGCTGACGCATGGCGTGGCCGGCTGA
- a CDS encoding DNA-packaging protein produces MNASSTWLRSKLAGSSPPAFVRRTTPRRYLESWAGQARHEQYPLWRLSANARAGWIVIGGRGAGKTRLGAEWVQGVARGLSPYALERYASLALVGETLTDVREVMIEGPSGIRTIAREDRPRFEPSRRRLVWDRSGAVAQIFSAEDPDSLRGPQFAAAWCDELAKWKNMDATFDMLQFGLRLGRLPLQLVTTTPRPAKLVRRLMADPSFELTRMTTRDNARNLAAGFLAAVEARYGGTVLGRQELEGEVIADRPDALWVRAQVEAALAPELARRPLSRIVVAVDPPAGSRRSSDACGIVAAGMVAPGVALVLADATVQGLTPQGWAARAVALYRELEADCLVAEVNQGGDMVAAVIRGVDATVPVRSVRASRGKWMRAEPVAALYEQGRVRHAARFPALEDEMCDFAADGLSSGRSPDRLDALVWAITELMLHGSEPRVRTL; encoded by the coding sequence ATGAACGCATCGTCGACCTGGCTGCGCTCGAAGCTCGCCGGCTCCTCGCCGCCGGCTTTCGTCCGCAGGACGACGCCTAGGCGTTACCTGGAGAGCTGGGCGGGACAGGCCAGGCACGAGCAATATCCGCTGTGGCGGCTTTCTGCGAATGCGCGCGCCGGCTGGATCGTGATCGGCGGCCGCGGCGCCGGCAAGACGCGGCTCGGCGCCGAATGGGTTCAGGGCGTGGCCCGCGGCCTGTCGCCCTATGCGCTCGAGCGTTACGCGTCGCTGGCCCTGGTGGGCGAGACGCTGACGGACGTGCGCGAGGTGATGATCGAGGGTCCCTCCGGCATCCGCACCATCGCGCGAGAGGACCGGCCGCGCTTCGAGCCGTCGCGGCGGAGGCTGGTCTGGGACCGCTCCGGCGCGGTGGCGCAGATCTTCTCGGCCGAGGATCCCGACAGCCTGCGCGGGCCGCAGTTCGCGGCGGCCTGGTGCGACGAGCTGGCCAAATGGAAGAACATGGACGCGACCTTCGACATGCTGCAGTTCGGCCTGCGTCTCGGACGGCTGCCGCTGCAGCTCGTCACCACCACGCCCCGGCCGGCCAAGCTGGTGCGCCGGCTGATGGCCGACCCGAGCTTCGAACTGACCCGCATGACGACGCGCGACAACGCCCGCAACCTCGCCGCCGGCTTCCTGGCCGCCGTCGAGGCCCGCTACGGCGGCACCGTCCTCGGCCGCCAGGAACTGGAGGGCGAGGTGATCGCCGACCGCCCCGACGCCCTCTGGGTGCGGGCGCAGGTGGAGGCGGCGCTGGCGCCGGAGCTTGCCCGCCGCCCGCTGTCGCGGATCGTCGTGGCGGTGGACCCGCCGGCCGGCTCGCGGCGCAGCTCGGACGCCTGCGGCATCGTGGCCGCGGGAATGGTCGCCCCGGGCGTGGCACTGGTTCTGGCCGATGCCACGGTGCAGGGGCTGACGCCGCAGGGCTGGGCCGCGCGTGCGGTGGCGCTCTACCGCGAACTCGAGGCGGACTGTCTGGTGGCGGAGGTGAACCAGGGCGGAGACATGGTGGCGGCGGTGATCCGCGGCGTCGATGCGACCGTGCCGGTGCGCAGCGTCCGCGCCAGCCGCGGCAAGTGGATGCGCGCCGAACCGGTGGCCGCACTCTACGAGCAGGGGCGCGTTCGCCACGCCGCGCGCTTTCCGGCGCTGGAGGACGAGATGTGCGATTTCGCAGCAGACGGGCTGTCGTCGGGCCGATCGCCCGACCGGCTCGACGCGCTGGTGTGGGCGATCACCGAGCTGATGCTGCACGGCAGCGAGCCTCGCGTGAGAACGCTCTAG
- a CDS encoding DUF6107 family protein yields MTGLSETAWIWAAKGAGAVAGSAISLAYILPRGRRDAAVRFAVGTACGLVFGGAAGLKIVDELGIAGAIGPAETMLLGAASASLTAWWALGFVMRAFRRGGRWPEDR; encoded by the coding sequence ATGACCGGACTTTCGGAGACCGCCTGGATCTGGGCGGCGAAGGGCGCCGGCGCCGTCGCCGGGTCGGCGATCTCGCTGGCCTACATCCTGCCGCGCGGGCGGCGCGACGCGGCGGTCCGCTTTGCCGTCGGCACGGCCTGCGGGCTGGTGTTCGGCGGCGCGGCGGGGCTGAAGATCGTGGACGAACTGGGAATCGCGGGGGCGATCGGTCCGGCCGAGACCATGCTGCTCGGCGCGGCGTCGGCGAGCCTCACCGCCTGGTGGGCGCTGGGTTTCGTGATGCGGGCGTTCAGGCGCGGCGGCCGGTGGCCGGAAGACCGCTGA
- a CDS encoding HK97 family phage prohead protease — MTTQAMAIARKRVSAHEPATAAHPATTFPAGGSLRIAGYASLFGVADLSRDVVEAGAFAAALSKRGAGGIRMLFQHDPARPVGVWTSLREDARGLAVQGRLTDGAAGALAALILDGAVDGLSIGFRTVRARTDPHTRLRHILEADLWEISIVTFPMLTGARLSPLRGPGATPAAMEAITRAAAFAASRN; from the coding sequence ATGACCACACAGGCGATGGCCATCGCGCGCAAGCGCGTGTCTGCACACGAGCCGGCGACGGCGGCGCATCCGGCGACGACCTTCCCGGCGGGAGGAAGCCTGCGGATCGCCGGGTATGCGAGCCTGTTCGGCGTGGCCGATCTGTCGCGCGACGTGGTGGAGGCGGGCGCCTTCGCTGCGGCGCTCTCGAAGCGCGGTGCCGGCGGCATCCGCATGCTGTTCCAGCACGACCCGGCGCGGCCGGTAGGGGTGTGGACCAGCCTGCGCGAGGACGCCCGCGGCCTCGCCGTCCAGGGCCGCCTGACGGATGGCGCGGCAGGCGCGCTCGCCGCGCTGATCCTCGACGGAGCGGTCGACGGGCTGTCGATCGGCTTTCGCACCGTCCGAGCACGGACCGACCCGCATACGCGGCTGAGGCATATCCTGGAGGCGGACCTCTGGGAGATCTCCATCGTCACCTTCCCGATGCTGACGGGCGCGCGCCTTTCCCCGTTGCGGGGACCAGGGGCCACGCCCGCAGCGATGGAAGCGATCACCCGCGCCGCGGCCTTCGCCGCGTCGCGCAACTGA
- a CDS encoding phage major capsid protein: MVEWNEGLENKAVSGSGALNAAFSEVWTAFEAFKEANDQRLAEVERKAAPDVVTAEKVDRIARSLDEHKRAMDQAILRLNRPILGRPDGLTMKSDHASAFEAYVRSGDDRHLRGLESKAMSYGSGQDGGYLVPDELEAAIGRRLAQISPIRGIASVRPVSGAVLKKPYSLTGPATGWVAETAARPQTASATLAELQFPTAELYAMPAATASLLEDAAVDLDLWISAEIETAFAEQEGAAFVNGDGTNKPQGFLNYPRVAESAWEWGKIGTIATGVSGALPASDPSDVLIDLVYALKAAYRQNAAFVMNRRTQATIRKLKDADGNYLWQPPAQPGGRAMLMGFPLVEAEDMPDIAANAAPIAFGDFARGYLVVDRTGVRVLRDPYSVKPYVLFYTTKRVGGGVQDFNAIKLLTFGAA, encoded by the coding sequence ATGGTTGAATGGAACGAAGGACTGGAAAACAAGGCCGTGTCCGGCAGCGGCGCGCTGAACGCCGCCTTCTCGGAGGTCTGGACGGCTTTCGAGGCCTTCAAGGAGGCGAACGACCAGCGGCTCGCGGAGGTGGAACGCAAGGCCGCCCCCGACGTCGTGACCGCCGAGAAGGTGGACCGCATCGCGCGTTCGCTGGACGAGCACAAGCGCGCCATGGACCAGGCGATCCTGCGCCTCAACCGGCCGATCCTCGGCCGGCCGGACGGGCTGACCATGAAATCCGACCATGCGTCGGCCTTCGAGGCTTATGTCCGCTCCGGCGACGACCGCCATCTGCGCGGGCTGGAATCCAAGGCGATGTCCTATGGTTCCGGCCAGGACGGCGGCTACCTGGTGCCCGACGAGCTCGAGGCGGCGATCGGCAGGCGGCTAGCGCAGATCTCGCCGATCCGCGGCATCGCGTCGGTGCGGCCGGTGTCGGGCGCGGTGCTGAAGAAGCCGTACTCGCTGACCGGGCCGGCGACCGGCTGGGTCGCCGAGACGGCGGCGCGCCCGCAGACGGCGTCGGCGACGCTGGCGGAACTGCAGTTCCCGACCGCCGAGCTCTATGCCATGCCGGCGGCGACCGCCTCGCTGCTGGAGGACGCCGCCGTCGACCTCGACCTTTGGATCTCGGCCGAGATCGAGACCGCCTTCGCCGAGCAGGAGGGTGCCGCCTTCGTCAACGGCGACGGTACCAACAAGCCACAGGGCTTCCTGAACTATCCCCGCGTGGCCGAGAGCGCCTGGGAATGGGGCAAGATCGGCACCATCGCGACCGGCGTGTCCGGCGCGCTGCCGGCATCCGATCCGTCCGACGTCCTGATCGACCTGGTCTATGCGCTCAAGGCCGCCTACCGCCAGAACGCGGCCTTCGTGATGAACCGCCGCACGCAGGCGACGATCCGCAAGCTGAAGGACGCCGACGGCAACTACCTCTGGCAGCCGCCGGCCCAGCCGGGCGGCAGGGCGATGCTGATGGGCTTTCCGCTCGTCGAGGCGGAGGACATGCCCGACATCGCCGCCAACGCTGCGCCGATCGCCTTCGGCGACTTCGCGCGCGGCTATCTGGTGGTCGACCGCACCGGCGTGCGCGTGCTGCGCGATCCCTATTCGGTCAAGCCCTACGTGCTGTTCTACACGACCAAGCGCGTCGGCGGCGGCGTGCAGGACTTCAACGCGATCAAGCTCCTGACCTTCGGCGCAGCCTGA